The genomic interval TAAAAGAGAACTAATAGAAAAAACAAATCTTGATTGGCATCATGCTGCTCCCGGTGGAGATGTAATGATGACAGGCACTGTTGGTTTAATAAAAACAATATTAGGATGATTATATGTTTAAAATGGATTCGCATATTCATAGTGAATACTCCTCCGATTCAAATTCAAAAATTGATGATATTTTAAAAAAAGCAAACAAAGAAAATATTAATATAATATCCATAAGTGACCATGATACTGTAGATGGAACTAGTGAAGTTATGAGAAAAACAAGAAATACAGATATACTTGCCATCCCCTCTATAGAAATCTCTTCATCAAAAGGCCATATTCTTGGTTTTGGGTGTGAGGAAAAGATACCTAAAGACTTACCACCTCAAGAAACAATAGACAGAATTCATGATTTAGGAGGTCTTGCAATTATCCCTCATCCATACTGTTTTTACAGACATGGATTATTGTGTAAAAGTGACAATGAAAAATTAAAAATAGATGCTATTGAAACAAAAAATGCTAGATTCATTGTTGGATATTGTAATAGAAAAGCTAGGAAATTATCTATAAAAAAAAATCTACCAGCATTGGGTGCAAGTGATTCACATTATTGGAAATTTGTAGGGGATTGTTATAGTTTAATTGATTGTGAAAAAGATATCGATAGCGTTTTAAAAGCAATCCTAAAAGGAAAGGTTAAAGCATGCGGAAAAGGCACTTCAAATATTTTACTTTCCAAATACCTACTTGAAAAAAATCTTTTAAAGAAATTTAAATAAAAAAGAGCAATTATTCACCCTTTTCAATTAAAATTTCAATAATAGATACATTTGTTTTTTCTTTATTATAATTTTCAACTTCTTCTGTGGAAATTTTAATATCTGTAACATCGGAAGCAGGAACAAACCTATTTCTGACTATTTCAGCAGCATCAACAGCACGACTAATAGCTTTACCCCTGGCTCTGAGAACAACACTATCAGATCCTTCATTAAATTGTGTGACCACAGCTAAAACATAATTCATAACGGGTTTGCTTCCAACAAAAATTGTATTATTCTCCATTTAATGTCACCATATATTATATTAGTTATTAGATGTATATAAAATTTTACATATATTTGCATATTATTTAAACAAAATATTAAAAATAATAAAAATCCAAAAAATAATTAATAATTAAATAAATAAAAATAAAACATAAGTAAGAAAATTAATAAAAAAATTAAAAAAAATATAAAAAATTGAAAAAAATTGAAATTTATAAAATTGACCTATTAATTAACAATAATTTATTAATTGAATCTAAAACAGCCAATATACTTGCCATTACAATATCTTGATTAGTTGAACGGCCAGTTGATTTGTTACCATCAGAATCAGAACTGATAACAAACACTTCAGCTAATGCATCAGTACCACCAGTAATAGCTTCTAAGTTATATTCTTCCAATTCAATATCCATTGTATCCTGAATCAATTCACGAATAGCATTTAAAGCTGCATCAACAGGCCCAACTCCAGTACTTGCAGTTTCTTTTTCAACACCATCAATTTCTAGTTTAACAGTAGCCGTAGGAGAAACATTAGCTCCCATTGAAATACTCAAACCTTTAATAACAATTGGAGTTTCACGTGCAGAAGCAAGTTCTGTAATAGCAATAGCTATTAAATCATCATCCGTAACACATTTACCATTATCCCCTAATGATTTAATATTTTTAAATACCTTGTCAAACTGTTTTTCATTCAAATCTATGTGATGTTCTTTTAATTTAGCCTTAACAGCATTAGCTCCAGTGTGTTTACCTAAAACGATTTTTCTTGAGTGACCAACCATTTCAGGGGACATTGGTTCATAAGTAGAAGCATTATTTAAAATTCCATGAACATGAATTCCGGATTCATGAGCAAATGCATTGTCCCCTACAATTGGTTTATTAACCGGCATTTTAACTCCTGTTAAACGACCAACCAAATTAGATAAGCTGTATAATCTAGTAGTATCTAATCCTAAATCAATATTATAAGCAGATTTAAGAGCCATTACCAATTCTTCTAAAGAACAGTTACCAGTCCTTTCACCTAATCCATTAATTGTTACATGGGCCTGATTGGCACCACATTCAATAGCGGTTAAAGTATTAGCTGTAGCAAGTCCAAAATCATTATGAAAATGAACACTAATCGGAGTTTTAAAATTATTTTTAATATCTGTGATTAACTCACGAGTAACAATGGGAGTTAAAACACCGACAGTGTCGGGAATATCTAAAAAATCAGCACCAGCATCAACAACTTCATTGAATATTTCAAATAGAAAATCTCGTTCAGTTCTTGTTGCATCTTCAGCTGAAAATTCAACAGTAAGGCCATGATCCTTTGCATAGTCAATAGCCACAACTGAAGAGTGAATAATGTCTTCCTTAGATTTTTTAAGTTTATAATCACGATGCAATGGGGAAGTACCAATGAATGTATGAATATAATCCAAATCAGCATCAATGACTGCATCAATGTCTCCTGTTAATGAACGGGCCAAACCGACAAGTCTAGAATCCAGTTCTCTATTTTTAATTCTTTTTGCAGATTCCATTTCTCCAGGAGATGATGCCGGGAACCCAACTTCAATCTTATCTACACCCAAATTATTAAGTTTCTGTGCGATTTGAATTTTTTCATCAACAGTTAAGGCAACACCAGGAGTTTGTTCACCATCTCTCAAAGTAGTATCGAAAATATAAATTTTTTCAGCAAGATTCATATTTTCCTTTTTTAAAGTTTCAATATTTTTTGCATTCATAGTAATTACTTCCCTATACTAATAAATTGATTAATAAATTATTAAATTTTTCATTTTTAAAATATATAGAAAAATTATTTTCTACCTTTTACTTTATGAACAATAACAAGAGCTACAATAACAATAATTATTAAAACAGAAATGGAAAAATACATTTGAGTTGATCCCGGTACCTCATGTTTATCAATATTTAAAGAATATACATTGCCAGAATCATCTCCAAATATCAAACTGTTACCATTAATTACAGGTGATGAATTAATAGCTGAATTAAATAATATTGTTCCTGGATTATATGTAAATTCTTCACTACCAGTATATTTATTCAAAACATACAGATTACCATTATCCGAACCAAAAACAACTAAATTATCCTTAATGGCAGGAGTTGATTGTATTTTACCACCAACTGAATGACTCCATTTTATAGTCCCATCCCTATTATCAATACAAGTTAAATTACCTTCATCAGAACCTATAAAAATATTATTGTCATGATTATCAACAGTAGGTGAAGATAGAACTTTATTATTTAAATCAACTTTCCAATTTAAGGCACCATCCGATTCATTTAAACAATAAATATTGCCGTCATTTGATCCGAAAACAATAGTGTCATTGATAAAACTAGGAGAAGATAAAATTTCATCACCAGTAGTGAATTCCCAATTTTTATCTTTGTCAGTTCCGATACTATACAACTTACAGTTTGTAGATCCAATATAAATTGTATCATCAACTACAATTGGGGAGGATTTAAGTTCTCCATCTAATTTTTTATTAAATACAACTTTTCCATTATCCTTATCAAGTCCGTATAAATGACCATCATCACTTCCAAAGTAAATTGTATCTTTATATAAAAAGGGAGTAGATTCAACATCATCACAATCATAATCCCATATTTCATTATGATTATTTATATTAATAGCTTTAATACCATCTTCAGTTCCAATGAATAATTTATTTGAGTTAATTATTGGTGAAGAATTAGTATTTGATTCTAAATCAAAATCCCAATCTTTTTCTCCTGTTTCCATATTAATAACTTTCAAAATACCCTGGGTAGAAACCACATAAATAAAATCTTTATAAACTGCAGGAGATGAATGAATAGGTGATTCCATATTAAAAGTCCAAAGATTAGTTACAAAATCCGAACTTTCTTCTCTAAATGCATTGTGATCAACTCCACCAGCAAATGAATTCCAATTTGCAGCAGCAATTGGAGAGATTACTAAAAGACAAATCAATATTCCAATAAATAATTTTTTATACATGTTGAAACCTCCTATACGTCCCTATTAAATCTTTTAACACCAATTATAAAGAATAACAATGTAAATCCTAAAAGAACAGCTAAATCTAACCATACATCCCCTAATGTTTGACCTTTAAGCATAATTCCCCTCATTGCATCATTTAAATAAGTAAGAGGGAATATATATGCTAATTTCTGTAGAATCCATGGCATTGTTTCAATAGGATAAAATACACCAGAAATAAACATCATAGGCATTGAAAATGGCATGACCATTTGAACATAATCTTCTTGAGTAGATGTTCTTGCAGACAACATCATTCCAAATCCAACAAAACATAAAGCTCCAACTACAAGGACTATAAAAGTTTGAAGTATACCTCCTTTTATACTAACATTGAAAAGTAATACAGCCATGAAAATTAATATTAAAGCTCTTAATAACTCAATTAGAAGCTTAGCAGCAATTTTACCTCCAATTACAGTTGAAACAGATGTTGGTGTCATGAATAATCTTGCAAGTTCGCCAGTTTCACGTTCACCAGCAATTGTTGCACCCATTCCCATCATACAACTCATCATTACAGTCATACCTAAAATTGCAGGAACTAAAAAGTCAATATACTTAATATTACCATAAATTCTATTAATATGTAAGCTAATATCATCTTTAAAGTTATTAAATGAATTTGATATTGATGGATTAATATTAGCATCTTTATTTTCAACATTAGTTTGGGAAGCAACCATATTTGAGAGTCTAGAGAATATAGCTTGTGTTGATGAATCTAAAATCTGAGAAGCCATTTGATCTGATGAATCCAAATACAAAGTAACCGATTTTTGTTGTGTTGAATTATCGTCATAATCAGATGGCAGTATTATAGCTGCTTTAACTTCACCCGAATCAACACGTTTTTTACCCTCATCCAAATCATCAATAACCTCAATAACCTTATAAGTTTCAGTTGTTTTAATAGTATCTAATGTTAAATCTGTTAAATTACCATGACTTTGTGAAACAACAAGAATTGGTAAATCTGTCATTTCGCCACCCATTCCGTAACCAAAAAGTAAAATCATAATTATAGGAAATGCAATAATAGAAACTAACCTAGCAGGATGTCTTTTAAGACTAAGTACCTCTTTTTTAATCATCCACCAAAATTTTTTAAACTCTAGCATTTTCATCCACCTCGGCAGTTGCTTTAATAAATACATCTTCAAGTGAAGGTTCTTCAGTATAAATAGATTTAATTACACCACCAAAAGAATTAATATCCTTTAAAACATTTTGAACAGCCATGTCATCATAACTATCAATTCTTAAATTAATACGACCATTGTGAGCAATCTCAACAGTTTTCACAAAATCAGATGTTTTAATAGCTTCAATAATTTCTTCATTTTGATTTTTTAAAAGAATAGACATTTTTCTTAAACCAAGATTTCCAATATCTTCTTTAGTAGAAGTTGATATTTTAGTTTCATCAGAAATCTTTCCTAAAGCTTCTGTCATTTTTTTCTTATTAGCTTCTAAAAGAGAATCTTTAAGACCTTGCGGTGTATCATAAGCCACAAGATTACCTGTATTAATGATTCCAACATTATCACAAAGCATATCTACTTCATGCATATCATGTGAACATAAAATTATTGTATGGCCTTCATCATTCAAATCGCGAATTAAATCCCATAAAGTACGTTTAGTAGTAGGGTCTAGGCCAATAGTAGGTTCATCCAAAAATAAAATATCTGGTCTGTGGACTAAACTAGCAACAAGAGATGCTTTTTGCTTTTGACCACCTGAAAGTTGACCAACTCGTTTATTCTTAGCATATTTAATATCAACCAATTCCATTAAATCTTCAATACGAGCATCTCTCTCATCTGATGGAATCCCATAATAGTCAGCGCACATCTGTGAATTTTCCATAACTGTTAAATCCTTGTACAAACTAACTTGTTGAGGAACCATGCCTAAGAGATTTCTAACTTCATCAGGATTTTTTTCTACATCATATCCCCCAACAACAGCTTTGCCAGAAGTCGGTTGGATTAAACAAGTAAGCATTTTAATTGTTGTTGTTTTTCCAGCACCATTTGGACCTAACATTCCGAAAATACTATTATTTGGAATTTTTAAATTAAGAGAATTAACCGCAGTGAAGTTACCGTAAACCTTAGTAAGATTATTAGTTTCAATTGCGTTTTTCATTAATTTCAACCCCCATATCCCCATAAAAATTTAACCATGCGGGATTATTTGAAATAAAATTAATAATAGAACGAATTTTATCTAAGATTATTAATCCTTCATCAGTAATAGAGTAATATTTTACTCTTTTATTATTTTCATTAATATCCCATTCTCCAATGATAAGTCCATTTTTCTCCATTTTTCTCAAAATTGGATAGACTTTACTTGAAGTATTTTTAATTTCATAATTAACATCTTCAAAGTTAAAAAATTCATCTAATTTTTTCATTATCCCATAACCATGAATTTTTTCTTTTGAAATAATCCAAAGAATTAAATTACGGGTTAAACCATTGGAATAATGTTTAATTAACATTGTTTGAGTATCATAAATTTCTTTATCTGTCATATTTCACCATATGTAAAAATTTGATATATGTTAATATTTATTATATAAATCATACTTATATATAAACATGAAGTTAGGTTTTACAACTCTTGCATTATTCATGGAAGATAACAATAAAATAATAGAACTAGCAAAACAGCACGGATTTGAAATAATTGAAATTCTCGGAGAAGATCCATTTTATGAAAAAGATAAAGGAGAATTTAAAAATTGTGGAATAGACATGCGAATTCATGCAGCAACAGTAGACATTAATATTGCAAGCCTAAATAAAGGAATAAGAACTGAAAGTATAAAACAAATGATTCAATGTGGCCATTATGCAGAAAGTATAAATGCAAATACAATAACGCTACATCCCGGAATAATTGGACGTAACGAACCCCGCCTTAGAAAATGGGCACTTGAAATTGCAGTTGAAAGTATTGGAAAAATAATTGATAACACAAATATTGAAATATCAATTGAAAATATGCCAGTTAGAGGTAAATTTTTAGGAAATAAAGTTGAAGAAATTGAAATGATTCAAGAAGAAACAGGTTGCAGCTTAACAATAGATACTGGGCATGGAAACACTTGTGGAAACTTAGAAGAAATGTTAAATTTAAAAAATATAAGTTATTGTCATTTAAATGATAATAATGGTGTTAAAGACCAACACATTACATTAGGTGAGGGTACACTTGATTTAAATTTACTTAAAAAAATAGATACAGCAATTATTGAGCTAAATAATTTTAATAATATTTTAAAGAGTAAAAAAGTTATTGAAAACTTATAAAATTATTTTTTTAAAGGTTATTAGTTATAAATTATAACTTATAAGTTAAATTATTATAAAAAATAATCATTAAAAATCAATCATAGTAACTTCAAAAATATCCTCAATGATATGGTCAGTTTTATCCATTACTTTAGGAGATATCTCTTCCTGTTGTTCTATTGTTAATACGCTAACATCAGCATTTTTAAAAGCTAATAAATCATTAATACCATCCCCAACCATCATGACTTTATATCCACTATCTTTTAGGATAGAAACAACTTCACATTTACCCCTTGTTGAAACAGTTCCAAAAGCATTATCTTCTGGAATATCAAGCAGGTTAGCCAGTCTATTAATAGCTCCTTTTCGATCACCTGAAGCAATAAATATTTCAATTCCACGTGATTTTAAAGTTTCAATTGTTTCAAAAACCTTAGGAAAAAATTTACCAGCAGACGTTATAGTATATGCAATAACCCCTAAATCCATATCAACGATTAATGCAGATCCATTGCATAGTTCCATATTAGGAACTTTATCTCTTAAAATATCAAAACCATCAGTAATATCTGCTATGGTAGCAGATTTTTCATTATCAATAATCTCTTTAACTTCAGCTTTAGAAATAGGATTTGTTGAAAAGCTGACATCAAAATCAATGTTATATTCTCTAATAACACCAGAAATTAAGGTATTCTGATCTAAATCTAATAATTTATTTGTATTAAACTGAAGTACAACTAAAGCTAAAGCATCAGCAGCATCAATTAAATCTAATGAATTAATATCTGTGAATAAATTACCATTTAAAACATCTTTAATAACTCTATACCTTTCAATTAATGTTCCAGAATTATCAAATACAACAGCTTTCTTCATGATTAATTATAGTTAGAAAATAATATTTAAAATTATTTAAAAAAAGCAAGTTTATTAACCTTAAAAAATAAATTATTAATATTACAAATTACGATTATTAGGTGTTTTAATGAATGTTATTGAAAAGTTAAACTCCATTAAAAATGGAGAAATAACAGCTAAAGAAAATGTTGAAAACTTCATTAAAGTTATTGACGAAAATAACGAAAGTATTAATGCATTTATTGAATTAAACTATGAAAATGCGTTAAAACAAGCAGATGTTATTGACGCAAAAATAGCTAACGGAGAAGATGTTGGTGCTTTAGCTGGAATAGTATTTGGTATTAAAGCAAACATTAATGTTGAAGATTTAATCATTTCAGCAGCTTCAAAAACTTTGGAAAATTACATTGGAAGTTACAATGCAACTGTTGTTAAAGAAATTTTAGATGAAGATGGGATTATCATCGGTATTTTAAATATGGATGAATTTGCAGCAGGAAGTTCAACTGAAACTTCATACTACGGACCTACACAAAACCCAGCGGCAATGGGAAGAATTCCAGGAGGTTCATCTGGAGGATGTGCAGCAGCAATTGCAGGTAAAATGTGTGATATTTCAATTGGATCTGATACTGGCGGATCTATAAGAAATCCAGCATCTCATTGTGGTGTAATTGGATTTAAACCAACTTATGGTGCAGTTTCAAGACAAGGATTACTTGACTTATCCATGAGTTTAGATCAAATTGGACCTCTCTCAAATGACGTAAGTGGTATTGCACTCACATTAAATACTATTGCAAAATACGATGAAACTGAATGTACTACCTTAAACTGGGATAAACCAGATTTTACCAATGTATTAGATGATACCAGCTTAAAAGGTATGAAAATTGCAGTATGTAAAGAATTCATTGATGTAACTGATGATGAAATTAACAAAACTGTAAACCAAGCTATCAATAAATTAGTTGAAGCAGGTGCTGAACTTGTTGAAGTAAGCTTTGATTACATTAACTTATGTTTACCAACATATTACTTAATTAACTATGTAGAATTCTTTTCTGCAACTAGAAAATATGATGGAAGAGAGTATGGTTCTAGAATCGAAGAAGTGTGTGGAGATGAAGTACTTAGAAGAATAAAAATAGGTTCTCACATTGCAGAAGCTGAGTTTAGTGGTAAATACTACAAACAAGCATTAAAAGCAAGATCTGTAATCAGATCTGAAATTACCTCAATGCTTGAAAATGTGGATTTAATTGTAGGACCAACTGTGCCTAAACTTCCTCATGAAATTGGTGCTGAATTAGAACCAATGGAAATGTATGCTTACGATATTTTAACTGTAATTGCTAATTTAGCCGGTATTCCAGCAGCAAGCATACCTGCAGGTGAAGTAGATGGTATTCCTGTAGGATTACAATTACAAGCAAAACCATTAGATGATTTAAAAATTATTAAAGCAATGAGTGTTTTCGAAAACACTCAATAAACTCTTTTTTAAAAAATGAATTCAAAAGAAATATACGATAATTATTAGTGATATTGTAACTGGAAATCCACAATATCAAAACCTAATCTATTAACTATTTTAAAAAATATTAATCTACAATTTCTGTTTTTGATCAGGGTCTTTAAAAGTTGAAGAAAGTAAAAGAAGATAAACGGATTTGCATAATGATGTTTGTAAATTATGCATTGCAGAACAATTAGATTCTTAAAATAATTACACTTGAAATGGACCTCTAAAAATATAATATTTATAAAGTACAATAGATTATCAAGAGGTTATTTTTATGACAAGAATTGGGCTTGTTTATGTTAATGGAGCTGTTCCGGGATTTGAAGATTTTGGAAATTTACCAACAGATATTGTTAAAGAAAATGGACTTATTGATGGATTTAAAGCTAGTAATGAATTAGATGCATTAATTATTCCTGGAGGAACACTTATTGAGTCAAATGACATCAACATGGATCTAAATACTGAAATTAAAAAAATGGCTAGTGATGGAAAGCCAGTTATTGGAATTTGTGCTGGTTTTCAGCTATTATCAAATCAAATAGATATTGGGAGAAAATCACCAGTACCAATTGTTAAAGAAGGTCTTGGAATAATTGATGTTAACTTTTCACCATTAATTACAAGTGATCGTGTTAAAGCCAAAGTATTTAATAACTCTTTTTTAGTTAAAGGTCAAAAAGAAGATGTTGATGGTTTTCATACTCACACTTATGGTAAAGTTGAAGGAGATGCTAAACCATTGTTTTATTCACAAGTTCAAAGAATGAATTATGGTGATACAAACAAAAATGGAGAATACAATATATTTTCAGGTGCTTGTAATGATGATGGCAATGTTATTGGCACAATGATTCATGGAATATTAGATGAAAATCCAATTCTTATAAAAAACCTATTAGAACAAATAGATGCTGCAAATATTGATGACATATACAGTAGAAACATTGAAATTAAAAAATATTTGCAAAGTGAAGTTGGAATTAACACTAACATTAAAGTTCCTAAATTAGATATAAAATGCAAAAAACCTAAATATTTAATGATTGGAAGTAACGGATCCGATTCTGGAAAAACATTTATTGTAACTGGCCTTGCAGGAGCTTTAAGAAGAAGAGGATATAAAGTTGCACTGCTTAAGATAGGTCCAGATGTACGTGATATTATACCAGGATTATATTTGACAAAAGGAAAAATGGAAAAATTTTCATCTATAAAGATTGGTCATTTAGGTTGGAGTGATATTGAATCTACAATATCAAAACTTAATTCATCAAACTATGATATTGTTTTAATTGAAGGAGTAATGAGTGTATTTACTGGCCTTTTAAATGAAAAAGTACCATTTTCAGCAGCAGAAATTGCAATGTCTTCAAAAATACCAATGATATTGATTTCAGGTGTTAATAAAGGTGGAATAGAATCTGCTGCAGTTGATTTAGTTTCTCATTCTAATATGCTTGAAAAATTTGGAATTCCTGTAAAAGCAATATTACTCAACAAAGTATACAGTGAAGATATTTTCAACGAAGTAATACCTTATATTAAGAATAACACCACTGTTGATACAGTTTTAAAATTACCAAAAATAAAATCAGCAGATATGAGGGGATTTATTCCAGAAGTTGAGATAAGATATGAATTATTTACCAATCATGCAATGGATTTGATTGAAAATAACTTAAATATTGATGAAATAATAAATATGGCTCGTGAAGTAGAATTTGAAAAAATATACAATTTTAATGAAATTAAAAATAAAATGGTTAATGGTTCTTAATAAGTCAACAGCCCATTTATAATATATTGCAGAAAAAGCTAATAAAAATTAGCTTAATCCTCTAAATATTTATTAATGATGTCTTCGCCTTTAAGTAATATTAATCCATTTTCTTGTGCAAATTTACGAGCATCAGCAACAGATGTAGCTTGTCCAGTTTCACCATCCATCATTTCACAAACTACACAAACTGGAGTAACACCAGCCATTTCACATAAAGCCAGACCTATTTCAGTATGTCCTCTTCTATTTTTAACAAGTCCATCTGCTCCTCTTAAAAGACATACATGACCCGGTGATCTGAAAGTAGATCCGAATTCATCAAATCTTCCTTCTTTCATCATTATAGCACATTCACTAATTGTCATTGCTCTGTCATGATCTGTTACACCTGTGAATGATTTTCTGTGATTCACCCAAATTGAAAATGAAGATCTTTCATCATACGGAATGTCATTTGGTGCAAGTTTAGCTAATTCTGGGTATTTTTCACTTGCAGCTTCCATAATATCAACCATGAAAGGTAAATGAATTTCATCACAAAAATCAGAGTGTATGCAATTACAGATTAATCCACCTGCATTATCTCTCATTGTAGCAATAGATTTAGGGGTTACAAATTCAGAAGCGATAATCATATCCACTTCTCCTTCCCTATCATCATCATCAAAAACTAGTACGAATTCACCATTTCTAATAGCTTCTAAAGCTTTATCTAAATTTGTTTCTTGATTCATAGTAATATCTCCTTTATAATACTAGAACCAGGGCTAAAAATAACTAATTGCTTATTTCTTCTCTTTCATCCGGACTATAACCGTCGGTTTTGGAATCTCACCAAATCAACACAGATGTGCTCATGGACTTATTTTTTTAAAAAATCACCACCGGTGGAGAATTTCACTCCGCCCTGAGAACGTGATTGATAAATATATAAATTATATATAAAAAGTTTTACTATTTAATTTTGAAATTCAAGAGATACAATATCCCCATCATTTAAAGCTAATTCATCTCTTAACTTATTTTTTGAAATAAATTCTAAATAATTCTCTTCATGGGTAGTTTTTGCAGGAAATACAATAGCTCCATCAATATTATCATTCAATTTAGCTTTAATATATTTTACAGCTCCAAATCCTTTATCTGGCTTAATTAAATTTTTACAATTATTTTTTATTTCATTTATTTCATCTAAATAATTATCACTAACAATAACATTTAATGTTCCTGGGAAAGGAACAAAACCTAAATTTTTC from Methanobrevibacter gottschalkii DSM 11977 carries:
- a CDS encoding PHP-associated domain-containing protein, translating into MFKMDSHIHSEYSSDSNSKIDDILKKANKENINIISISDHDTVDGTSEVMRKTRNTDILAIPSIEISSSKGHILGFGCEEKIPKDLPPQETIDRIHDLGGLAIIPHPYCFYRHGLLCKSDNEKLKIDAIETKNARFIVGYCNRKARKLSIKKNLPALGASDSHYWKFVGDCYSLIDCEKDIDSVLKAILKGKVKACGKGTSNILLSKYLLEKNLLKKFK
- the albA gene encoding DNA-binding protein Alba: MENNTIFVGSKPVMNYVLAVVTQFNEGSDSVVLRARGKAISRAVDAAEIVRNRFVPASDVTDIKISTEEVENYNKEKTNVSIIEILIEKGE
- a CDS encoding 2-isopropylmalate synthase, which produces MNAKNIETLKKENMNLAEKIYIFDTTLRDGEQTPGVALTVDEKIQIAQKLNNLGVDKIEVGFPASSPGEMESAKRIKNRELDSRLVGLARSLTGDIDAVIDADLDYIHTFIGTSPLHRDYKLKKSKEDIIHSSVVAIDYAKDHGLTVEFSAEDATRTERDFLFEIFNEVVDAGADFLDIPDTVGVLTPIVTRELITDIKNNFKTPISVHFHNDFGLATANTLTAIECGANQAHVTINGLGERTGNCSLEELVMALKSAYNIDLGLDTTRLYSLSNLVGRLTGVKMPVNKPIVGDNAFAHESGIHVHGILNNASTYEPMSPEMVGHSRKIVLGKHTGANAVKAKLKEHHIDLNEKQFDKVFKNIKSLGDNGKCVTDDDLIAIAITELASARETPIVIKGLSISMGANVSPTATVKLEIDGVEKETASTGVGPVDAALNAIRELIQDTMDIELEEYNLEAITGGTDALAEVFVISSDSDGNKSTGRSTNQDIVMASILAVLDSINKLLLINRSIL
- a CDS encoding outer membrane protein assembly factor BamB family protein; translated protein: MYKKLFIGILICLLVISPIAAANWNSFAGGVDHNAFREESSDFVTNLWTFNMESPIHSSPAVYKDFIYVVSTQGILKVINMETGEKDWDFDLESNTNSSPIINSNKLFIGTEDGIKAININNHNEIWDYDCDDVESTPFLYKDTIYFGSDDGHLYGLDKDNGKVVFNKKLDGELKSSPIVVDDTIYIGSTNCKLYSIGTDKDKNWEFTTGDEILSSPSFINDTIVFGSNDGNIYCLNESDGALNWKVDLNNKVLSSPTVDNHDNNIFIGSDEGNLTCIDNRDGTIKWSHSVGGKIQSTPAIKDNLVVFGSDNGNLYVLNKYTGSEEFTYNPGTILFNSAINSSPVINGNSLIFGDDSGNVYSLNIDKHEVPGSTQMYFSISVLIIIVIVALVIVHKVKGRK
- a CDS encoding ABC transporter permease — encoded protein: MLEFKKFWWMIKKEVLSLKRHPARLVSIIAFPIIMILLFGYGMGGEMTDLPILVVSQSHGNLTDLTLDTIKTTETYKVIEVIDDLDEGKKRVDSGEVKAAIILPSDYDDNSTQQKSVTLYLDSSDQMASQILDSSTQAIFSRLSNMVASQTNVENKDANINPSISNSFNNFKDDISLHINRIYGNIKYIDFLVPAILGMTVMMSCMMGMGATIAGERETGELARLFMTPTSVSTVIGGKIAAKLLIELLRALILIFMAVLLFNVSIKGGILQTFIVLVVGALCFVGFGMMLSARTSTQEDYVQMVMPFSMPMMFISGVFYPIETMPWILQKLAYIFPLTYLNDAMRGIMLKGQTLGDVWLDLAVLLGFTLLFFIIGVKRFNRDV
- a CDS encoding ATP-binding cassette domain-containing protein, with product MKNAIETNNLTKVYGNFTAVNSLNLKIPNNSIFGMLGPNGAGKTTTIKMLTCLIQPTSGKAVVGGYDVEKNPDEVRNLLGMVPQQVSLYKDLTVMENSQMCADYYGIPSDERDARIEDLMELVDIKYAKNKRVGQLSGGQKQKASLVASLVHRPDILFLDEPTIGLDPTTKRTLWDLIRDLNDEGHTIILCSHDMHEVDMLCDNVGIINTGNLVAYDTPQGLKDSLLEANKKKMTEALGKISDETKISTSTKEDIGNLGLRKMSILLKNQNEEIIEAIKTSDFVKTVEIAHNGRINLRIDSYDDMAVQNVLKDINSFGGVIKSIYTEEPSLEDVFIKATAEVDENARV
- a CDS encoding PadR family transcriptional regulator, with translation MTDKEIYDTQTMLIKHYSNGLTRNLILWIISKEKIHGYGIMKKLDEFFNFEDVNYEIKNTSSKVYPILRKMEKNGLIIGEWDINENNKRVKYYSITDEGLIILDKIRSIINFISNNPAWLNFYGDMGVEINEKRN
- a CDS encoding sugar phosphate isomerase/epimerase family protein; the encoded protein is MKLGFTTLALFMEDNNKIIELAKQHGFEIIEILGEDPFYEKDKGEFKNCGIDMRIHAATVDINIASLNKGIRTESIKQMIQCGHYAESINANTITLHPGIIGRNEPRLRKWALEIAVESIGKIIDNTNIEISIENMPVRGKFLGNKVEEIEMIQEETGCSLTIDTGHGNTCGNLEEMLNLKNISYCHLNDNNGVKDQHITLGEGTLDLNLLKKIDTAIIELNNFNNILKSKKVIENL
- a CDS encoding HAD family hydrolase, which codes for MKKAVVFDNSGTLIERYRVIKDVLNGNLFTDINSLDLIDAADALALVVLQFNTNKLLDLDQNTLISGVIREYNIDFDVSFSTNPISKAEVKEIIDNEKSATIADITDGFDILRDKVPNMELCNGSALIVDMDLGVIAYTITSAGKFFPKVFETIETLKSRGIEIFIASGDRKGAINRLANLLDIPEDNAFGTVSTRGKCEVVSILKDSGYKVMMVGDGINDLLAFKNADVSVLTIEQQEEISPKVMDKTDHIIEDIFEVTMIDF